A genomic stretch from Juglans microcarpa x Juglans regia isolate MS1-56 chromosome 3S, Jm3101_v1.0, whole genome shotgun sequence includes:
- the LOC121257849 gene encoding protein FAR-RED IMPAIRED RESPONSE 1-like gives MDADIEFLNNECDEVEIDKEIGGDETIEEPMVGMQFSSIEEVHAYYMKYGKKKGFRVSKRNIRQDDDGTVRWFCLACTRGGTLKSTVANVMKPRQTVKMGCKARINAVLNVEGGYIISKVILDHTHACSPGKARHFRCFKKVDARVAKRLEINDKAGIRLSKNFKSVIVEAEGYENVTFGENECQNYIDKARRLRLGVGGGVALYARSRVMYESFGDVITFDTTYLTNAYKMPFALFMGVNHHEQSILVGCGLISNEDADTFEWLFQSWLQSHIVDTEKSKVPYIDAYMTLSVSMSLMNTGAYSAVRRKVENKAIANFNSFNTDIPCISRYPLEKQFQSAYTKEMGCGDGRYMFVVVDEVQIEQLKTQYPGIADHDTSNTVDTTPTTEASTPRVLSPLVVRSKGKPPSKRKVHPLRRVLRNPVRKVIAQQPS, from the exons ATGGATGCCGACatagaatttttaaataatgagtgTGATGAGGTAGAAATTGATAAGGAGATTGGAGGTGATGAAACAATTGAAGAACCTATGGTTGGAATGCAATTTTCATCTATAGAAGAAGTGCATGCTTATTATATGAAGTATGGTAAGAAGAAAGGGTTTAGGGTATCCAAAAGGAATATTAGACAGGATGACGATGGGACAGTAAGATGGTTTTGCTTGGCATGCACGCGAGGAGGCACATTGAAGAGTACGGTTGCCAATGTTATGAAACCAAGACAAACAGTAAAGATGGGATGTAAGGCTAGGATTAATGCGGTATTAAATGTTGAAGGTGGATATATTATATCTAAGGTGATATTGGATCACACCCACGCCTGTAGTCCGGGGAAGGCAAGACATTTCAGATGCTTTAAGAAGGTTGATGCTCGTGTCGCTAAGAGGCTTGAAATAAATGACAAGGCAGGAATAAGGTTGTCCAAAAATTTTAAGTCTGTGATTGTTGAGGCGGAGGGTTATGAGAATGTAACATTCGGGGAGAATGAGTGTCAAAACTACATTGACAAAGCACGACGACTTCGCCTCGGGGTTGGAGGTGGTGTAGCTTTAT ACGCCCGGAGTAGAGTTATGTATGAATCATTCGGGGATGTGATtacatttgatacaacatatCTTACTAATGCGTATAAAATGCCTTTTGCACTGTTTATGGGTGTGAACCACCATGAGCAGTCAATCCTAGTCGGGTGCGGATTGATATCCAATGAGGACGCAGATACATTCGAGTGGTTATTTCAGTCATGGTTGCAGT CTCACATTGTTGATACGGAGAAATCAAAAGTACCCTACATAGATGCGTATATGACTCTTTCAGTCAGCATGAGTTTGATGAACACTGGTGCC TATTCAGCCGTTAGAAGGAAGGTAGAGAATAAAGCAATTGCTAACTTCAATTCCTTTAACACGGACATTCCTTGTATCAGTCGCTATCCTCTTGAGAAGCAATTTCAAAGTGCATATACTAAGGAGATGGGGTGTGGGGATGGTAGATATATGTTCGTTGTTGTGGATGAGGTTCAA ATAGAACAGTTGAAGACACAGTACCCTGGTATCGCTGATCATGATACTAGCAACACAGTTGATACAACTCCTACGACGGAGGCTTCGACCCCTAGAGTTCTTAGTCCTTTGGTAGTTCGGAGTAAGGGAAAACCACCATCTAAGAGAAAAGTGCACCCGCTGAGAAGAGTATTAAGAAATCCAGTACGAAAGGTGATTGCACAACAACCAAGCTGa